Proteins encoded together in one Microbacterium sp. ABRD28 window:
- a CDS encoding aminotransferase class I/II-fold pyridoxal phosphate-dependent enzyme, with protein MPRTAVPASHLPHSGIREIVDLALGSSSPMIRLEIGEPDFATPAHIIDAAFEAARKKTSYVQTAGIPVLREAISERLAGDYGLRAPIERVLISHGAVQAVDAVMAAVVAAGDEVLIPDPAWPNYEMQATLLGAVPVRYGLRPEDAFQPDLAEIRALVTPRTRVIVINSPSNPTGAVMPAETVAAIVEFAVSRDILVISDEVYDEMVFDGGHTTAAALAPQHVVSVFSFSKTYAMTGWRVGYALVPSWLADTVVRILELQSSCVSSVTQAAALAAITGPQKIVGEMRDAYRRRRDLAVGILAGAGTEIVRPHGAFYLMLPLPGDIDARSAALELVAHGVSFAPGTAFGRQTPHHLRVSLAAADETIREGLGRFLTWRDARLTLPTGSGVSVRGA; from the coding sequence ATGCCACGCACCGCCGTTCCGGCGTCGCACCTGCCGCACTCGGGCATCCGCGAGATCGTCGACCTGGCATTGGGTTCGTCATCGCCGATGATCCGTCTCGAGATCGGCGAACCGGACTTCGCGACACCGGCACACATCATCGACGCCGCCTTCGAAGCGGCGCGGAAGAAGACCTCCTACGTGCAGACCGCCGGCATCCCCGTGCTGCGTGAGGCGATCTCCGAGCGTCTGGCGGGTGATTACGGCCTCCGGGCACCGATCGAACGCGTTCTCATCTCCCACGGCGCCGTCCAGGCGGTCGACGCCGTGATGGCGGCGGTGGTCGCGGCGGGGGACGAGGTCCTCATCCCCGACCCCGCGTGGCCGAACTACGAGATGCAGGCGACCCTGCTCGGCGCCGTTCCGGTGCGCTACGGTCTGCGTCCCGAAGACGCCTTCCAGCCGGACCTCGCCGAGATCCGTGCGCTCGTGACGCCCCGGACGCGGGTGATCGTGATCAACTCTCCGAGCAATCCCACCGGCGCGGTGATGCCCGCCGAGACGGTGGCGGCGATCGTCGAGTTCGCCGTGTCGCGCGACATCCTCGTCATCAGCGACGAGGTCTACGACGAGATGGTCTTCGACGGGGGACACACCACGGCTGCGGCCCTGGCTCCGCAGCACGTCGTGTCGGTCTTCAGCTTCTCCAAGACCTACGCCATGACCGGATGGCGCGTGGGATACGCGCTCGTGCCGAGCTGGCTCGCCGACACCGTCGTTCGCATCCTCGAGCTGCAGTCCTCGTGCGTGTCCAGCGTCACCCAGGCTGCCGCGCTGGCGGCGATCACGGGTCCGCAGAAGATCGTCGGCGAGATGCGCGACGCCTACCGCCGGCGTCGCGATCTGGCGGTCGGCATCCTCGCCGGTGCCGGTACCGAGATCGTCCGCCCGCACGGTGCCTTCTATCTGATGCTTCCGCTCCCCGGTGACATCGATGCGCGCAGCGCAGCGCTCGAGCTCGTCGCTCACGGTGTCTCGTTCGCTCCGGGCACCGCCTTCGGTCGGCAGACCCCGCACCATCTCCGGGTGTCGCTCGCGGCCGCCGACGAGACGATCCGCGAGGGACTCGGCCGCTTCCTCACGTGGCGGGACGCACGTCTCACGCTGCCGACCGGCTCTGGTGTCTCGGTCCGAGGAGCCTGA
- a CDS encoding Lrp/AsnC family transcriptional regulator, whose product MARSSSPEEPPEVRAKRSPMSNMTREVEKPHPVVELDEIDRRILFLLSDDPRVSQRQLARAVGMSPPAVGERIARLERQQVIRGYTTVVDWSALGYPGLVYIPMTLATDADLGEILTELRSISELTELVVVTGSFDMIARFRIRDHAHLQALLLDRIWPIRGLQRIETFLSLGEVIRERAVRELLEGSVDDAAEDVEDHSGDDAA is encoded by the coding sequence ATGGCCCGATCATCCTCGCCGGAGGAACCGCCGGAGGTCCGCGCGAAGCGCTCGCCCATGTCGAACATGACCCGTGAGGTGGAGAAGCCCCACCCGGTGGTCGAACTCGACGAGATCGACCGGAGGATCCTCTTCCTGCTCAGCGACGACCCGCGGGTGTCCCAGCGCCAGCTCGCTCGTGCGGTGGGGATGTCGCCTCCGGCCGTCGGCGAGCGCATCGCGCGTCTGGAGCGGCAGCAGGTCATCAGGGGGTACACGACCGTCGTGGACTGGTCGGCGCTCGGCTACCCGGGGCTGGTCTACATCCCGATGACGCTCGCGACCGACGCCGATCTCGGGGAGATCCTGACCGAGCTCCGGTCGATCTCCGAGCTCACCGAGCTGGTCGTCGTCACCGGCAGCTTCGACATGATCGCTCGGTTCCGCATCCGCGATCATGCCCACCTGCAGGCGCTGCTGCTGGATCGGATCTGGCCGATTCGCGGCCTCCAGCGCATCGAGACGTTCCTCAGCCTCGGCGAGGTCATCCGCGAACGCGCGGTGCGCGAACTGCTCGAGGGCTCTGTCGACGACGCCGCGGAAGACGTCGAGGACCACTCCGGCGACGACGCCGCCTGA